A portion of the Edaphobacter lichenicola genome contains these proteins:
- a CDS encoding cytochrome P450 translates to MTAVAVDIHPGRSKRYPAGPPFLPRFLSGRMFRQNAIESMSAAARAYGDLVHYTIFGRHIYQLSHPDLIDDFLLKDASKHHRGIVMQRAKVVLGEGLLTSEEPLHMRQRRLAQPAFLRQRIAAYGEVIGQNAIAISQGWQPGKVRDVHGDMLELALRIVGKCLFDLGVQSQEEVKKISAAVDAFMDFLPLAILPFSEQIQRLPLPAMKRIRKGQADMDAIIYSMIDERRKSPGDRGDLLSMLLEAVDPEDPTARMSNQQVHDECLTIMLAGHETTANALSFALWLLAKNPDVQLRLHEEAAAVLGNRAPAADDYGRLPYATQVFSEALRLYPPVWVIARTCIHPYEIAGYPIPRGAVLVASQFVVHRDARFYPDPLRFDPERFAAEKKDAAKARPRFAFFPFAAGSRQCIGEGLAWMEGVLSLSTIARDWRVSVPPGSAAEIAINPAISLRPKHGVPLMMERWA, encoded by the coding sequence ATGACTGCTGTCGCGGTTGACATTCACCCTGGTCGCTCAAAGAGATATCCGGCGGGCCCTCCATTTCTGCCGCGCTTTCTCTCGGGACGCATGTTCCGGCAAAACGCCATTGAATCCATGAGCGCGGCGGCGCGAGCTTACGGCGATCTTGTCCACTACACGATCTTCGGGCGCCACATCTATCAACTGAGTCACCCTGATTTGATTGACGATTTTTTACTGAAAGATGCGAGTAAACATCATCGCGGTATTGTGATGCAACGTGCCAAGGTGGTGCTGGGAGAAGGTCTGCTGACGAGCGAAGAGCCGCTTCATATGCGACAGCGGCGTCTCGCTCAGCCTGCTTTTCTACGTCAGCGCATTGCGGCCTATGGAGAGGTTATTGGTCAGAACGCTATTGCTATTTCGCAGGGTTGGCAGCCCGGCAAGGTTCGTGACGTGCATGGCGACATGCTTGAGCTTGCATTGCGTATCGTTGGCAAATGTCTCTTTGATCTTGGCGTGCAGTCTCAGGAGGAAGTGAAAAAGATCTCTGCTGCTGTCGATGCGTTCATGGATTTTCTTCCTCTGGCTATTCTGCCTTTTTCAGAGCAGATTCAGCGTCTGCCGCTGCCTGCCATGAAACGCATACGCAAGGGGCAGGCTGATATGGACGCCATCATCTACTCCATGATTGATGAACGGCGTAAATCTCCAGGAGATCGCGGAGACCTTCTTTCGATGTTGCTTGAAGCGGTAGATCCGGAGGATCCAACGGCCAGGATGTCGAATCAACAGGTCCACGATGAGTGCCTGACGATCATGCTCGCGGGGCATGAGACAACTGCGAATGCGCTTAGCTTTGCGCTTTGGTTGTTAGCAAAAAATCCCGATGTACAGCTCCGTCTCCATGAGGAAGCTGCTGCGGTACTCGGCAATCGTGCTCCTGCAGCGGATGACTATGGTCGTCTCCCTTATGCGACGCAAGTCTTTTCGGAGGCGCTTCGCCTGTATCCTCCTGTTTGGGTCATCGCTCGTACTTGCATTCATCCCTACGAGATTGCAGGTTATCCAATTCCACGTGGAGCTGTTCTTGTGGCGTCGCAGTTTGTCGTTCATCGAGATGCACGCTTCTATCCTGATCCGCTTCGCTTTGATCCGGAACGATTCGCTGCGGAAAAGAAAGATGCGGCTAAGGCGCGTCCTCGCTTTGCCTTCTTTCCTTTCGCTGCTGGGAGTCGACAGTGTATTGGCGAGGGACTGGCGTGGATGGAAGGTGTTCTCTCGCTTTCTACGATTGCTCGCGATTGGCGGGTGAGTGTGCCGCCTGGCTCTGCCGCTGAGATTGCGATCAATCCTGCTATTAGTCTGCGGCCTAAACATGGAGTTCCGCTGATGATGGAACGTTGGGCTTAG
- a CDS encoding class I SAM-dependent methyltransferase, with product MESNDCEMPGRSVPHPPDSLFESCSWFYALCREYLFRDHTQEIAHALFPAGGPAEGTRVLELGCGPGFYACRLSQEYPHIHTTGVDLSRRLIERAKSRAASRSLANCTFSHGDAHALSDPSNSIDAVVVSRLFLIVANREAVLSEIFRVLKPAGRCFIAEPTSGFRTRIPLSCMWLLSKLSSSPAGKYREPRQADVMTSTDFGVLIRSQPWGSFDFRYDSWYQYAICEKSPAALVAPELQERPADWSTV from the coding sequence ATGGAATCCAACGACTGCGAAATGCCCGGACGATCGGTGCCGCATCCGCCTGACAGTCTCTTTGAGAGTTGCTCCTGGTTTTATGCGTTGTGTCGCGAGTACCTGTTTCGCGATCATACTCAGGAGATTGCGCATGCGCTCTTTCCTGCCGGAGGGCCTGCTGAAGGTACGCGCGTTCTTGAGCTTGGGTGTGGCCCGGGCTTCTATGCCTGTCGACTCTCACAAGAGTACCCGCACATCCACACTACAGGCGTCGACCTCTCCCGTCGTCTTATTGAGAGAGCAAAGTCACGAGCGGCTAGTCGTAGCCTTGCTAACTGCACCTTCTCGCATGGCGACGCGCATGCACTCTCCGATCCTTCTAATTCCATCGACGCTGTTGTCGTATCTCGCCTGTTTCTTATCGTTGCGAATCGCGAGGCTGTTTTGAGCGAGATATTTCGCGTTCTGAAGCCCGCTGGCCGATGTTTTATTGCTGAGCCAACCTCTGGTTTTCGCACCCGCATTCCACTGAGTTGCATGTGGCTGCTCTCGAAGTTGAGCAGCAGTCCGGCCGGGAAGTATCGCGAACCTCGCCAGGCCGATGTCATGACGAGTACGGACTTTGGTGTGCTGATTCGCTCGCAGCCGTGGGGGAGCTTTGATTTTCGGTACGATAGCTGGTATCAGTACGCGATCTGCGAAAAATCCCCAGCCGCGCTTGTTGCTCCCGAACTGCAAGAGCGACCGGCTGATTGGAGCACGGTCTAA
- a CDS encoding glycosyltransferase family 87 protein — protein MTTTTNPVKRSQARASTEAYAGREWAVARPWQTNFALLMIGTALFFLTRQLVSEYHHYTIGFSGVSGWSCILYLAAAFLILTQPVDRFTFPLILSVAIACRLVALFAEPYLSTDIYRYVWDGVVQHAHVSPYRYVPGDSVLSFLRVPNQYVFDHINRRDYAHTIYPPAAQMLFYLITWVSPTVLFMKTVMVLFEGVTMYALVALLHHLGVRREQTLLYAWCPILIWEIAGSGHLDSPAMAFIALALLARYRKQSILTGLFLGIAILLKLYPLVLFPALYRRGDYKMPTAVAAVIVFGYGVYASVGTLVFGFLGGYVKEEGMATGTRYFLLELAQRIPGMHDLSTTTYFFFCGAVFAAILWWCWRVAFKQEAEDAGSATYASSSLRQFRGTRPGDAAFLAPAFSLAGALMMLFSPHYAWYIIWLVPFFTLMPNLPILAYVLGFFYLYTTALAVPGPKMFFANEILYASVLAAFLLQIVFRRWPVHRTLFVQPTQVSDPL, from the coding sequence ATGACAACCACTACGAATCCGGTGAAGAGGTCTCAGGCTAGAGCCTCGACCGAGGCTTATGCCGGGCGTGAGTGGGCGGTTGCACGCCCATGGCAGACCAACTTCGCATTGCTGATGATTGGAACTGCGCTTTTCTTTCTCACCCGACAACTCGTCAGCGAATACCATCACTACACCATCGGGTTCTCGGGAGTTTCGGGCTGGTCCTGCATTCTTTATCTTGCTGCAGCTTTTCTTATTCTCACGCAGCCGGTTGATCGCTTTACGTTTCCACTCATCCTGAGCGTTGCGATCGCCTGCCGTCTGGTTGCGCTCTTTGCCGAGCCTTATCTTTCAACCGATATCTACCGTTACGTTTGGGATGGGGTCGTTCAGCACGCTCATGTTAGTCCGTACCGTTACGTGCCGGGCGATTCTGTTCTATCGTTTCTACGTGTGCCGAATCAATATGTCTTCGACCACATTAATCGCCGCGACTATGCGCACACTATCTACCCACCGGCTGCGCAGATGCTCTTTTATTTGATTACATGGGTGTCGCCGACTGTCCTCTTCATGAAGACGGTGATGGTGCTCTTTGAAGGCGTGACGATGTACGCTCTTGTTGCGCTGTTGCACCATCTTGGCGTTCGCCGTGAGCAGACTCTGCTGTATGCGTGGTGCCCAATTCTTATCTGGGAGATCGCGGGCTCGGGCCATCTTGACTCGCCAGCGATGGCTTTCATTGCTCTCGCATTGCTTGCGCGTTATCGCAAGCAGTCGATCCTTACTGGACTATTTCTTGGGATTGCGATTTTGTTGAAGCTGTACCCGCTGGTTTTGTTTCCCGCCCTTTATCGTCGCGGGGATTATAAGATGCCAACGGCGGTAGCCGCCGTCATTGTTTTCGGGTATGGCGTCTACGCGAGTGTTGGCACGCTTGTCTTCGGCTTTCTTGGCGGTTATGTGAAAGAGGAGGGCATGGCCACTGGAACCCGGTACTTCCTCCTTGAACTTGCTCAGCGGATTCCGGGTATGCACGATCTTTCTACGACGACATACTTTTTCTTTTGTGGTGCGGTCTTTGCTGCGATCCTCTGGTGGTGCTGGCGAGTGGCTTTCAAGCAGGAGGCAGAGGACGCTGGATCAGCGACATATGCGAGTTCGTCATTGCGTCAATTTAGAGGGACTCGCCCTGGTGATGCTGCGTTCCTCGCGCCAGCATTTTCACTTGCCGGCGCTTTGATGATGCTTTTTTCTCCCCACTATGCCTGGTACATCATTTGGCTGGTACCGTTTTTCACGTTGATGCCGAATCTGCCTATTCTTGCTTATGTGTTGGGATTCTTTTATCTCTATACGACAGCTCTGGCAGTGCCTGGTCCTAAGATGTTTTTTGCCAACGAGATTCTTTACGCATCGGTGCTCGCAGCGTTCCTGCTTCAGATAGTCTTCAGACGCTGGCCTGTTCATCGCACTCTGTTCGTTCAACCAACGCAAGTGAGTGACCCACTATGA
- a CDS encoding GyrI-like domain-containing protein, translated as MNIDQKSGFYVVGLSTRTQNAAEMNGNGKIGDVWQRFLGQNLAAKIPNKLGIDLIAIYTDYETDHTGHYTYLLGVPVSSTEHLPPGLMLKHVPAGRYAVLRSNRGVIKQVVPELWQRIWSMSPSELGGSRAFQVDYEIYDQRTADPDNAQIEVHVGLR; from the coding sequence ATGAACATTGACCAAAAGTCGGGATTTTATGTCGTCGGGCTATCGACTCGCACTCAAAACGCTGCCGAGATGAACGGCAACGGAAAGATCGGTGATGTGTGGCAGAGATTTCTGGGACAAAATCTAGCGGCAAAGATTCCGAACAAACTTGGCATTGACTTGATCGCTATCTATACGGACTACGAAACCGATCACACCGGACACTACACTTACCTTCTTGGAGTTCCGGTCTCGTCTACCGAGCATCTGCCGCCGGGTCTTATGCTGAAACACGTGCCAGCTGGGCGGTATGCGGTACTTCGCTCGAATCGAGGTGTGATTAAGCAAGTTGTTCCGGAGTTATGGCAACGAATATGGTCAATGTCTCCAAGTGAGCTTGGTGGCTCGCGCGCATTTCAGGTTGACTATGAGATCTACGATCAACGTACCGCTGATCCGGATAACGCACAGATTGAAGTTCACGTTGGTCTTCGCTGA
- a CDS encoding radical SAM protein, protein MNTLLPILPPDDLVDKSANEGKLSPAALQAEQEKNRMRRYFEKPETDAHLATVAVQEPVCLYLETTNRCNLLCTTCPRTYEELEPEADMPWELFVSLIDQYPNIARVVLHGIGEPMLVKDIAQRVKYLKERNIYVLFNTNGTLLTEANGRALIEAGLDELRVSLDAAESEVFEMVRGKNFFDKIVANVTNFTRLQRELNAAKPRVSLWLTGLRETVDQLPDFVRLAHSIGVTEVYLQRLVFFDAPMNENSLARSESALFEHTTEREEAIIREAESVARGLGIMFSASGAVDPGESIKMQRSDSPWSLCRRPWSLMYITANGRVLPCCIAPFSMKGYGSFTLGDATQRSLREIWNGPEYQRFREGLLTSAPPPACANCGLRWSL, encoded by the coding sequence ATGAACACACTTTTGCCCATCCTTCCTCCTGACGACCTCGTCGACAAATCGGCTAACGAGGGCAAGTTGAGCCCTGCAGCCCTGCAGGCCGAGCAAGAGAAGAATCGCATGCGCCGCTACTTTGAGAAGCCGGAGACGGACGCGCACCTTGCTACGGTTGCGGTGCAAGAGCCCGTCTGCCTCTATCTTGAAACGACGAACCGGTGCAACCTGCTTTGTACGACCTGCCCGCGCACTTATGAGGAACTTGAGCCCGAGGCGGATATGCCGTGGGAGTTGTTCGTGTCGTTGATCGATCAATATCCCAACATTGCCCGGGTCGTGCTGCACGGCATTGGGGAGCCTATGTTGGTAAAAGATATCGCGCAGCGCGTGAAGTATCTCAAAGAGCGCAACATCTATGTTCTGTTCAATACAAACGGGACTTTGCTGACTGAAGCGAACGGGCGCGCTCTTATTGAGGCGGGCCTGGATGAGCTGCGTGTTTCTCTTGATGCCGCGGAGTCTGAGGTTTTTGAGATGGTTCGCGGGAAGAACTTTTTCGACAAGATTGTTGCCAACGTCACGAACTTCACTCGCCTGCAGCGTGAGTTGAATGCCGCCAAGCCGCGGGTGTCTCTATGGCTTACAGGCCTGCGTGAGACTGTCGATCAACTTCCTGATTTTGTCCGGCTCGCTCACTCTATTGGAGTCACTGAAGTTTATCTTCAGCGGCTGGTCTTCTTCGATGCGCCGATGAACGAAAACTCTCTTGCGCGCTCCGAGTCCGCTCTGTTTGAGCACACCACGGAACGGGAAGAGGCGATTATTCGCGAGGCTGAATCGGTGGCACGTGGACTGGGCATTATGTTCTCGGCTTCCGGCGCGGTTGACCCAGGAGAGTCGATCAAGATGCAGCGGTCCGACAGCCCATGGTCGCTTTGCCGGCGTCCTTGGTCGCTGATGTACATTACGGCGAATGGCCGAGTTCTGCCTTGCTGTATCGCACCATTCAGTATGAAGGGCTATGGCAGTTTCACTTTGGGCGATGCTACGCAACGCAGCCTTCGCGAGATATGGAATGGCCCGGAGTACCAGCGTTTTCGCGAGGGGCTGTTGACGAGTGCTCCGCCGCCCGCCTGCGCTAATTGCGGCCTTCGCTGGAGTTTGTAA
- a CDS encoding glycosyltransferase family 2 protein: MPPAVSVVIPALNEAESIGQVVSEMPWHLIAECIVVDNGSTDATATIAQAAGARVIQSPRGYGAACKAGSEAALPTSTILVYMDGDGSDIVADLFRLVAPIEANEADFVLGSRIRGTREPGSMLHSQIFAGHLVGALLRVFQGVNYTDMGPFRAIRRTSLEGLHMSELTYGWNLEMQIRAAQCKLRIREIPVNYRRRIGGTSKVSGDLWASVKAAVRIIEVLLRTGLARYPEPDPDCENR, encoded by the coding sequence ATGCCTCCGGCTGTCTCCGTTGTTATCCCCGCACTGAATGAAGCTGAGTCGATCGGCCAAGTTGTTTCTGAGATGCCGTGGCACCTTATTGCGGAGTGTATCGTTGTGGACAATGGCAGCACGGATGCAACAGCAACGATAGCGCAAGCTGCGGGTGCCCGCGTGATTCAATCTCCGCGAGGCTATGGGGCGGCGTGTAAGGCTGGCAGCGAAGCGGCGCTTCCAACGAGCACGATTCTCGTTTATATGGATGGCGATGGCTCGGACATCGTCGCGGATCTTTTCCGACTTGTTGCTCCGATTGAAGCCAATGAAGCGGATTTCGTTTTGGGCTCACGCATTCGCGGTACACGTGAGCCTGGCTCGATGCTTCATTCTCAGATTTTTGCGGGTCATCTTGTTGGAGCGCTGCTTCGTGTCTTTCAAGGGGTGAACTATACCGACATGGGCCCATTTCGGGCTATTCGTAGAACGTCACTTGAGGGGTTACATATGTCTGAACTCACGTATGGGTGGAATCTCGAGATGCAGATTCGGGCTGCCCAGTGTAAGCTTCGGATCCGGGAGATTCCTGTGAACTATCGCAGGCGCATCGGTGGAACCTCTAAGGTATCGGGCGATCTTTGGGCCAGCGTGAAGGCCGCGGTCCGCATTATCGAAGTGCTCCTCCGAACGGGGCTGGCTCGCTATCCAGAGCCAGATCCGGACTGCGAGAATAGGTGA
- a CDS encoding TIGR00266 family protein: MQNRILGTTMPVLEFALGPNDAVISEAGELSWMSASIQMTTHTQHAGGGGFFGAIARVAGGGSLFMTEYRAVGAPGEVAFATRVPGHIVPVEVGPGHEYLVHRHGFLCATANIELGVGFQQSLGAGIFGGDGFLLQKISGQGIAWLELSGEVIIKELAAGETLRVHPGHVGAFQGSVAFQIQRVPGIKNMIFGGDGVFLAALTGPGRVWLQTLPISRLAHQIQEYLPKERTQQAAEGGVVGGIVGSILKGM; encoded by the coding sequence ATGCAGAATCGTATTCTCGGCACTACCATGCCCGTCCTCGAGTTTGCACTTGGTCCCAACGATGCTGTTATCTCTGAGGCTGGGGAGCTTTCCTGGATGTCAGCCTCTATTCAGATGACGACTCACACTCAGCATGCCGGTGGTGGTGGGTTTTTTGGCGCAATCGCACGTGTAGCTGGTGGCGGGTCGCTTTTTATGACAGAGTACCGGGCGGTTGGCGCTCCCGGTGAAGTTGCGTTTGCCACTCGTGTGCCGGGTCATATTGTTCCGGTCGAGGTTGGGCCTGGTCACGAGTATCTCGTCCATCGTCATGGCTTTCTGTGTGCTACTGCCAATATTGAGTTGGGCGTTGGTTTTCAGCAGTCGCTTGGAGCAGGCATCTTTGGCGGCGACGGCTTTTTGCTGCAGAAGATCAGCGGGCAGGGCATTGCCTGGCTTGAGCTGTCGGGCGAAGTTATCATCAAGGAGCTCGCGGCCGGTGAGACGCTTCGCGTTCATCCGGGCCATGTAGGGGCATTTCAGGGTAGTGTTGCGTTTCAGATACAGCGAGTTCCGGGGATCAAGAATATGATCTTCGGCGGAGACGGTGTCTTCCTCGCAGCGCTTACAGGGCCGGGGCGCGTGTGGTTACAGACGCTGCCGATATCGCGCCTCGCTCATCAGATTCAGGAGTACCTGCCGAAAGAACGCACACAGCAGGCTGCTGAGGGCGGAGTGGTCGGTGGGATCGTCGGTTCGATCCTTAAAGGGATGTAG
- a CDS encoding DoxX family protein, with amino-acid sequence METESDIRERRTACALLRIVVGVNLTMHGISRIISGPGEFAAKLVIQFTHAPLPAWSVWAFALILPSIEGILGFLILIGLRTRAALIAAGVLIAVLTFGTALVQDWNATGIQLTYAIVYAALLFLGRYNGWSIDSWIARNSERT; translated from the coding sequence ATGGAAACTGAATCGGACATTCGCGAAAGACGCACAGCGTGCGCCTTATTGCGAATCGTAGTCGGCGTCAACCTGACGATGCACGGCATCAGCCGAATCATCTCAGGACCGGGCGAATTCGCTGCGAAACTGGTAATCCAGTTCACACATGCGCCACTCCCGGCGTGGAGTGTGTGGGCCTTTGCTCTGATATTACCGTCCATTGAAGGAATACTCGGCTTCCTGATTCTGATCGGTCTGCGAACGCGAGCTGCCTTAATCGCCGCCGGCGTGCTAATTGCCGTCCTCACCTTTGGCACGGCATTGGTGCAGGACTGGAACGCAACAGGAATTCAACTTACCTACGCCATCGTGTATGCAGCTCTACTCTTCCTCGGACGATACAACGGTTGGTCCATAGACAGTTGGATCGCTCGAAATAGCGAGAGGACCTAA
- a CDS encoding GNAT family N-acetyltransferase yields the protein MTVSESTSSSRLRVGGATVRKAKLPDAVAIFDLVNSLSGDGTLLRRNYAEICENIRDFAVAESPIEGDSGGVFLGCGALHLYGPHLAEVRSIVVKPEAKGQGAGGRLLRALLEEAEEQKVTAVCLFTRIPDFFFHFGFRVVDRTTLPDKIYKDCQTCPRLYACDEVAMVRGPLPKIAVLGPSRIAQPELVKLQTGVIPHTD from the coding sequence ATGACCGTGAGTGAATCCACCTCCTCATCCCGCCTCCGCGTAGGCGGAGCCACCGTGCGCAAAGCCAAACTCCCCGACGCCGTCGCCATCTTCGACCTCGTCAACTCCCTTTCAGGCGACGGCACCCTCCTCCGCCGCAACTACGCCGAGATCTGCGAGAACATCCGCGACTTCGCCGTAGCCGAATCACCCATCGAAGGAGACTCCGGCGGCGTCTTCCTCGGCTGCGGAGCCCTCCACCTTTACGGTCCCCATCTGGCCGAAGTCCGCTCCATCGTCGTCAAGCCCGAAGCCAAGGGCCAGGGCGCAGGTGGCCGCCTCCTCCGCGCACTCCTAGAAGAGGCCGAGGAGCAAAAGGTCACCGCCGTCTGTCTCTTCACCCGCATCCCCGACTTCTTCTTCCACTTCGGCTTCCGCGTAGTCGACCGCACCACGCTCCCCGACAAGATCTACAAAGACTGCCAGACCTGCCCGCGCCTCTACGCCTGCGACGAAGTCGCCATGGTCCGCGGACCCCTACCCAAGATCGCCGTCCTGGGCCCCAGCCGCATAGCCCAACCCGAGCTGGTCAAACTCCAAACGGGCGTGATCCCCCACACCGACTAG
- a CDS encoding ABC transporter ATP-binding protein, which yields MQETVVEPFLQLSHVSVARGDNVVLHDISLTVNTGEHIAILGPNGCGKSTLIKTITCECYPLVQPETKVRIFGRERWDLTELKKRLGVVSAELPGKPTLHTTGRDAVLTGFFSSSTLWPNLTVTEEMRVRAEEVLGQIDGVALADKPVGEMSAGQQRRIMIGRALVGSAGMLLLDEPSNALDLAAQADLRRLLRRLAQQGTGILLITHHIADIPPEIDRILLMREGRIVADGSKEELLTAPRLSELFQTEVQLSERDGFFHAW from the coding sequence ATGCAAGAGACTGTCGTCGAGCCTTTTCTCCAACTCTCTCATGTCAGTGTGGCGCGCGGCGATAACGTCGTGCTGCATGACATCAGCCTTACGGTTAATACTGGCGAACACATTGCGATACTTGGGCCGAATGGCTGCGGTAAGTCGACGCTGATTAAAACCATCACATGTGAATGCTATCCGCTGGTTCAGCCTGAGACGAAGGTCAGGATATTTGGCCGTGAACGCTGGGATTTGACCGAGTTGAAGAAGCGTTTGGGGGTTGTTTCAGCTGAGCTGCCGGGGAAGCCTACGCTGCATACGACTGGGCGTGATGCTGTTCTGACTGGATTTTTTTCGAGTAGTACGCTGTGGCCGAATCTTACGGTGACGGAGGAGATGCGTGTTCGCGCGGAGGAGGTGCTGGGGCAGATTGATGGCGTGGCGCTTGCGGATAAGCCTGTGGGGGAGATGTCGGCGGGGCAGCAGAGGCGCATCATGATTGGGCGGGCGCTGGTTGGGTCGGCGGGGATGTTGTTGCTGGATGAGCCTTCGAATGCGTTGGATCTGGCGGCGCAGGCTGATCTGCGTAGGTTACTGCGACGGTTGGCGCAGCAGGGGACTGGGATTCTGCTGATTACGCACCATATTGCGGATATTCCGCCGGAGATTGACCGGATTTTGTTGATGCGGGAGGGGCGGATTGTTGCTGATGGGTCGAAAGAGGAGTTGCTGACTGCCCCGCGGTTGAGTGAACTTTTTCAAACTGAGGTGCAGCTTTCGGAGCGGGATGGTTTTTTTCATGCCTGGTGA
- a CDS encoding TIGR04282 family arsenosugar biosynthesis glycosyltransferase, giving the protein MCVPVMSYSILDPATPDSKRASQCALAVMAKAPRPGRVKTRLSPPLTGEQAAAINVCFLRDTTENIAALGARCSSVGVVSYTPVSDEALFDNLLPRGFALIPQRGDGFGERLMATAEDILACGYGSVCLIDSDSPTVPAVAFEQAVAALQREGDRVVLGPSHDGGYYLIGLKRAHSGLFTDITWSTASVFSETVSAAKTAGIEVVLLPLWYDIDDHETLELLKAELLHGTAPSFTSVSGYDAVHTRDYLYELNRTSGDCP; this is encoded by the coding sequence ATGTGTGTTCCTGTTATGTCTTACTCGATCCTCGACCCTGCAACCCCGGATTCTAAGCGGGCCAGCCAGTGTGCGCTTGCTGTTATGGCGAAGGCACCGCGGCCTGGGCGGGTGAAGACGCGGCTCTCGCCACCACTTACCGGCGAGCAGGCTGCTGCGATTAATGTTTGCTTCCTGCGCGATACGACCGAGAATATTGCTGCATTGGGTGCGCGGTGTTCAAGTGTTGGCGTTGTTTCGTACACACCTGTCAGCGACGAAGCTCTTTTTGACAACCTTTTGCCTCGCGGCTTTGCTCTGATTCCGCAGCGTGGAGATGGCTTTGGTGAGCGCTTGATGGCGACGGCGGAGGACATACTGGCCTGTGGCTACGGTAGCGTTTGTCTGATCGACTCAGACTCGCCTACCGTACCTGCCGTTGCTTTCGAACAGGCCGTTGCAGCGTTGCAACGGGAGGGCGATCGTGTGGTTCTTGGGCCATCGCATGATGGAGGGTACTATCTCATCGGTCTAAAGCGCGCTCATTCTGGATTATTTACCGATATTACCTGGAGCACGGCGAGTGTTTTTAGTGAAACAGTCTCTGCTGCGAAGACCGCAGGTATCGAAGTTGTTCTCCTGCCACTTTGGTACGACATTGATGATCATGAGACGCTCGAATTACTGAAAGCCGAGCTGCTCCACGGAACTGCACCGTCCTTCACAAGTGTCTCAGGGTATGACGCTGTTCACACTCGTGACTATCTCTACGAGCTCAACCGGACGAGCGGTGATTGTCCATGA
- the tdh gene encoding L-threonine 3-dehydrogenase → MQLPLTLQFATGKAIPLKALVKSREERGLWLEDVPEPEMGINDVKIRVLATGICGTDLHIYEWDAWARSTIRQGLTIGHEFVGEVVGVGSNVTDIPIGQLVSGEGHVVCGRCRNCLAGRRHLCAHTLGVGVNRNGAFAEYIVLPMSNIWIHSPGIPHEIAAIFDPLGNAVHTALAFPVLGEDVLVTGAGPIGIMAAAVAKHAGARQVVISDPNEYRRKLAEKVGVTLAVDPRATPLKEIQQKLRMHEGFDVGLEMSGNPGAFREMLANMSHGAKIAMLGIPSEEISIDWNQVVFNQLTIRGIYGREMYETWYKMTVMLESGLDISGVITHRMNWRDYEDGFAAMRTGNSGKVILDWRDVA, encoded by the coding sequence GTTTGCGACAGGAAAGGCAATTCCCTTGAAGGCATTGGTAAAGAGCCGCGAAGAACGCGGCCTCTGGTTAGAAGATGTTCCGGAGCCCGAGATGGGCATCAACGACGTTAAGATTCGGGTTCTAGCAACCGGAATTTGCGGGACCGATCTCCACATCTATGAGTGGGATGCGTGGGCTCGATCCACGATTCGACAGGGATTGACCATCGGCCATGAGTTTGTCGGCGAGGTGGTTGGAGTGGGGTCGAACGTCACCGATATTCCTATCGGTCAACTGGTGAGCGGAGAAGGGCATGTCGTCTGCGGGCGCTGCCGGAATTGCCTCGCGGGGCGGCGGCATCTGTGTGCGCATACGCTTGGAGTTGGCGTGAACCGGAATGGAGCGTTCGCGGAGTATATTGTGCTGCCGATGTCCAATATCTGGATTCATAGTCCGGGTATTCCGCATGAGATTGCTGCGATCTTCGATCCGCTGGGGAACGCTGTTCACACGGCGCTGGCGTTTCCGGTGCTGGGTGAGGATGTTCTTGTTACGGGGGCTGGGCCGATTGGGATTATGGCCGCTGCCGTGGCAAAACATGCAGGGGCTCGGCAGGTTGTTATCTCCGATCCGAATGAGTATCGGCGTAAGCTCGCTGAGAAGGTCGGGGTTACGCTTGCGGTTGATCCTCGCGCTACGCCGCTCAAGGAGATTCAGCAGAAGCTTCGGATGCATGAGGGCTTCGACGTTGGTTTGGAGATGTCGGGTAATCCTGGGGCGTTTCGCGAGATGCTCGCTAATATGAGCCACGGCGCGAAGATCGCGATGCTGGGAATTCCGTCTGAGGAGATTTCGATCGACTGGAACCAGGTGGTGTTCAATCAGCTCACCATTCGCGGGATCTATGGCCGTGAGATGTATGAGACCTGGTACAAGATGACGGTGATGCTCGAAAGCGGTCTCGATATCTCCGGGGTTATCACGCATCGGATGAACTGGCGCGACTACGAAGATGGCTTTGCAGCCATGCGCACTGGAAACTCCGGTAAGGTGATTCTGGACTGGCGCGATGTAGCTTAG